TGCGCCTACCGGCCACGCCCTGACCAAAGGACAACGATGTCTGAAATCAATGTCATGAGCGATCTGGAGATCGCCCGGCAGGCTGTCATGCGGCCCATCGAGGAGATCGCCGCGGCTGCCGGCATCAATGCGGAGGCGCTGGAGATGTATGGCCGCTACAAGGCCAAGATTGATCCGGCCAAACTGACTGCGGCGGGGCCGGCCGGCAAAGTGGTGCTCGTTTCGGCCATGTCCCCCACCCCGGCAGGCGAAGGGAAGTCAACCACCACCGTAGGGCTCGCCGATTCGCTGGCGAAGGCCGGGCACAAGGTGATGATCGCCCTGCGCGAGCCGTCGCTTGGGCCGATCCTCGGGATGAAAGGCGGCGCCGCGGGCGGCGGCTACTCCCAGGTGTTGCCAATGGATGAGATCAACCTGCATTTCACCGGCGACTTCCACGCCGTCACCTCAGCCAACAATGCCCTGATGGCGCTCGTGGACAACCACATTTACCAGGGCAATGAACTGAACATTGATCCCCGGCGCATGACGTTCAAGCGGGTGCTGGACATGAACGACCGTTCCCTGCGCGAAGTGGTGATCGGGCTCGGCGGGCCCACCCAAGGCATCCCGCGCCAGGACGGATTCGACATCACGGTGGCCTCGGAGATCATGGCGGTATTCTGCCTGGCCACGGATCTGGCGGACCTGCGTGAGCGGCTGGGCCGGATCACGTTCGGCTATACGTATGACCGCGCGCCCGTGACCGTGGCCGATCTCGGCGTGCAGGGTGCGCTCACCATGCTGCTCAAGGACGCCATCAAGCCCAATCTGGTCCAGACCATTGCGGGCACACCGGCGCTGGTTCACGGCGGGCCGTTCGCCAACATTGCCCACGGCTGCAACTCGCTGATCGCCACGCAGACTGCCCGGCGCCTCGCGGACATTGTCGTCACCGAGGCCGGCTTCGGCGCGGATCTGGGGGCAGAGAAGTATATGGACATCAAGGCACGCGTTGCCGATGTTGCGCCGTCGGCTGTTGTGGTGGTGGCAACCATCCGGGCTCTGAAAATGCACGGCGGGGTGGCGAAGGACCAGCTCAGGGAGCCCAACGTCGAGGCCCTGGCCTCCGGCGTGGTGAATCTCCGGCGGCACGTCCACAACGTGGAGAAGTTCGGCATTGCGCCGGTGGTGGCCATCAACAAGTTCGCCACAGATACCGAGGAGGAGCTCGACTGGCTGCTCGACTGGTGCGCCAAGGAAGGCGTGCAGGCGGCAGTCGCCGACGTCTGGGGCCGGGGCGGTGGCGGCGACGGCGGCGATGAGCTGGCTGCGAAGGTGGCCGCGGCCGTCTACGGGCCCAGCAGTTTCCGGTACCTGTACGCGCTGGATCTGTCCGTGGAGGACAAGATCCGGACCATCGTCCAGGAGATCTACGGGGCCGACGGCGTGGACTTCTCCGTTCCGGCCTTGAAGCGGCTGGCGGACATCGAGAAAAACGGCTGGTCCGGGCTGCCGGTGTGTATGGCCAAAACGCAGTACTCCTTCAGCGACGACGCCTCCAGGCTCGGCGCGCCGAAGGGCTTCACCGTGCACGTGCGCGATCTCATCCCCAAGACCGGTGCCGGCTTCATCGTGGCGCTCACCGGTGCCGTGATGACCATGCCCGGGTTGCCCGCCGTTCCGGCGGCCATGCGGATGGACGTGGACGACGCCGGAAATCCGGTAGGTCTCTTCTGACCCCTCGCCTATCCCCCTCCGGTTGCTCTATCACTTTTGGTCGCCATTCCCCCTTTTTGGCGCCCACAAGTGATAGGGCAACGGGTCAGGGAGGGGCTGTGGAGGACGAGTGCCGCCGGATTGTGGATAACTTCAGCGGTGGCAGGGCTGTTCGGACAACAATGGTGCCCATGCGTCCATCTGCGCCTCTTCCGGCCCACCTTGCCACCGCACCGTTCACGGTCCATGAGGCTAGGTCTGCCAGCCTGAGCAGCGGACGGCTCCGTTCATCCGATCTCGCCTCCGCCGGCCGGTTGCTGTACGTGCCCGCCGGCTGGGACTCTGAAATCCGCAGCCTGGCGAGGGCCTTATCGGCGGCAACACCCGGCGCATGGATATCGCACCTGACCGCCGCAATACTGCATGGGCTGTGGCTTCCGTCCTGGTTCCGTGACTGCCGGGAACTCCACCTCAGCAAGCCTAGGGCGCTGCCCCCGGTCCGGCGGGAGGGTGTCCTCGGGCATACCGTTCTTGTTTTTGCCGACGAGGTGATGGAGCTGGACGGCACCCACATTTCAACGCCGGCGCGGACCTGGCTTGACCTTGCCCGCATCTTGCCGCTTGATGATCTCGTCGCTGTCGGTGACCAGCTGGTCCGTCGCCCCCGTCCGGGCCTCGAGAATCGCGCGGAAGCGTGGGCAACGATTCCCCAGCTGCAGGAAATGCTGAAGCGCCACCCGAAGCTCAAAGGAATCGTGAAAGCGCGCCAGGCGATGGAGCTGATCCGTGTCGGCGCCGACTCTGCACCGGAGACATTCCTGCGCCTGGCGCTGACGGCTTCAGGACTCCCCGAACCTGAGTTGCAGCTGCGGATTGTCCAGGGTGACCCGTATTCTCCTGCCGCGGATCTCGGCTACCGGGAGCATCAGGTTGGCATCCAGTACGACGGCGGACATCACCTCTCGCGCGAACAGCAGTCCCGCGACAATCGCCGCGACGAATCGTTCAACTCTGCGGGGTGGCGGTATTTCAAATTCAACGCAGACGATCTCGCCGACGACTTCCGCGGTGCGGTCCGTAGAGTCCGACTCGCCCTCCATCCCCGCTGAACGCACGTTGCTCTATCACTTTTGGCAGCCAAACCAGGCGGATGGGGACCAAAAGTGACAGAGCAACCGGGTGAGCGAGCGCTCAGGACAGGGCTAGCGCTCGAGGTCGCCCCGGATGAAGGCTTCAACCTTGTCACGGGCGAGGTCGTCGTTGAACTGCTCCGGCGGGGATTTCATGAAGTAGCTCGATGCGGAGAGCAGCGGGCCACCGATGCCGCGGTCCAGGCCGATCTTCGCTGCTCGGATGGCGTCGATAATCACACCTGCGGAGTTGGGTGAGTCCCAGACTTCGAGCTTGTATTCCAGCGAAACGGGGGCGTCACCGAAGTTGCGTCCCTCGAGGCGGACGAAGGCCCATTTGCGGTCATCGAGCCACTGAACATAGTCCGACGGGCCGATGTGGACGTCGCGCGGGGCAATATAGGCTTCGACGTTGGACGTCACAGCCTGGGTCTTGGAGATCTTCTTGGATTCGAGGCGGTCGCGCTCCAGCATGTTCTTGAAGTCCATGTTGCCGCCGACGTTCAGCTGGTATGTGCGGTCCAGCGTGACGCCCCGGTCTTCGAACAGCTTGGCCATAACGCGGTGCGTGATGGTGGCACCGATCTGGCTCTTGATGTCGTCGCCAACGATCGGCACACCTGCGGCGGTGAACTTGTCGGCCCATTCCTTGGTGCCGGCCAGGAACACGGGAAGGGCGTTCACGAAGCCAACACCGGCGTCAATGGCGCACTGGGCGTAGAACTCTGCGGCTTCCTGAGAACCAACGGGCAGGTAGCAGACTATAACGTCAACCTTGGCGTCTTTCAGAGCCTGGACAACATTGACCGGCTCCTCCGTGGACTGCTCTATGGTTTCGAGGTAGTACTTCCCCAGTCCGTCAAGGGTGTGGCCGCGCTGCACTGTCACACCGGTGGGCGGGACGTCTGCGATCTTGATGGTGTTGTTTTCGCTGGCCAGGATGGCGTCAGCGAGGTCCACGCCCACCTTCTTGCCATCGACGTCGAACGCCGCAACAAACTGGACGTCATTGACGTGGTACTTGCCAAACTCAACGTGCATCAGACCAGGGATCGTGGCCTGGGGGTCGGCATCCCGGTAGTAATGGACACCCTGGACCAGCGAGGCGGCGCAGTTACCCACACCTACGATTGCAACACGAATCGGATTCGAAGACACGGAACTCCTTTGAGAACAAACTTCAGGTGCCCGGCGCGCCAGTACCGGGATGTACGACGGCGGCCGACGGGCACAGCGCCATGGGACGCCCTAACATTCTAACCAACTGTGCCGGGGCCGGAATTGTTCCCGGCCGGCCCCGGCACTTGTGTTACGTCCGGGCTATGCCCGGCGGGCTGTCACTTCTGTGCCCACAGATTGATGTCGGATTCGACGGCGAACTCGTCGATCGCTGTCAGCTCCTCGGAGCTGAACTCCAGGTT
This genomic interval from Micrococcaceae bacterium Sec5.7 contains the following:
- a CDS encoding DUF559 domain-containing protein, whose translation is MRPSAPLPAHLATAPFTVHEARSASLSSGRLRSSDLASAGRLLYVPAGWDSEIRSLARALSAATPGAWISHLTAAILHGLWLPSWFRDCRELHLSKPRALPPVRREGVLGHTVLVFADEVMELDGTHISTPARTWLDLARILPLDDLVAVGDQLVRRPRPGLENRAEAWATIPQLQEMLKRHPKLKGIVKARQAMELIRVGADSAPETFLRLALTASGLPEPELQLRIVQGDPYSPAADLGYREHQVGIQYDGGHHLSREQQSRDNRRDESFNSAGWRYFKFNADDLADDFRGAVRRVRLALHPR
- a CDS encoding inositol-3-phosphate synthase yields the protein MSSNPIRVAIVGVGNCAASLVQGVHYYRDADPQATIPGLMHVEFGKYHVNDVQFVAAFDVDGKKVGVDLADAILASENNTIKIADVPPTGVTVQRGHTLDGLGKYYLETIEQSTEEPVNVVQALKDAKVDVIVCYLPVGSQEAAEFYAQCAIDAGVGFVNALPVFLAGTKEWADKFTAAGVPIVGDDIKSQIGATITHRVMAKLFEDRGVTLDRTYQLNVGGNMDFKNMLERDRLESKKISKTQAVTSNVEAYIAPRDVHIGPSDYVQWLDDRKWAFVRLEGRNFGDAPVSLEYKLEVWDSPNSAGVIIDAIRAAKIGLDRGIGGPLLSASSYFMKSPPEQFNDDLARDKVEAFIRGDLER
- a CDS encoding formate--tetrahydrofolate ligase; this translates as MSEINVMSDLEIARQAVMRPIEEIAAAAGINAEALEMYGRYKAKIDPAKLTAAGPAGKVVLVSAMSPTPAGEGKSTTTVGLADSLAKAGHKVMIALREPSLGPILGMKGGAAGGGYSQVLPMDEINLHFTGDFHAVTSANNALMALVDNHIYQGNELNIDPRRMTFKRVLDMNDRSLREVVIGLGGPTQGIPRQDGFDITVASEIMAVFCLATDLADLRERLGRITFGYTYDRAPVTVADLGVQGALTMLLKDAIKPNLVQTIAGTPALVHGGPFANIAHGCNSLIATQTARRLADIVVTEAGFGADLGAEKYMDIKARVADVAPSAVVVVATIRALKMHGGVAKDQLREPNVEALASGVVNLRRHVHNVEKFGIAPVVAINKFATDTEEELDWLLDWCAKEGVQAAVADVWGRGGGGDGGDELAAKVAAAVYGPSSFRYLYALDLSVEDKIRTIVQEIYGADGVDFSVPALKRLADIEKNGWSGLPVCMAKTQYSFSDDASRLGAPKGFTVHVRDLIPKTGAGFIVALTGAVMTMPGLPAVPAAMRMDVDDAGNPVGLF